One genomic region from Uloborus diversus isolate 005 chromosome 2, Udiv.v.3.1, whole genome shotgun sequence encodes:
- the LOC129216072 gene encoding heterogeneous nuclear ribonucleoprotein A1, A2/B1 homolog isoform X2, protein MSSDHESEPEQFRKLFIGGLNYKTTEESLKSHFEKWGEIVDCVVMRDPHTRRSRGFGFVTFKRAHMVDDAQAARPHEVDGREVEPKRAVPREDSGKPEAQITVKKLFVGALKDDVKENDLKDYFSAYGNVVNVSIVTDKATGKVRGFAFVEFDDYDPVDKVVLRKHTINGKKAEVKKALSRQEMDNIKRSKEMKSFGRGGSGGSYGGGGYGGDGYGYGGPSAWGDGGGYGNGYGDSGYGSGGGGGWGGDYGSSYGGGPVRGGGYSQRSQGGGYSSGRSSGGYGGYGR, encoded by the exons ATGAGTTCTGAT CATGAAAGTGAACCTGAACAGTTCCGAAAGCTCTTTATTGGTGGTTTAAATTACAAAACAACTGAAGAATCTCTCAAATCCCATTTTGAAAAATGGGGAGAAATAGTAGATTGTGTAGTAATGCGAGATCCCCACACACGAAGATCTCGTGGCTTTGGCTTTGTAACCTTCAAGAGAGCCCATATGGTTGATGATGCTCAGGCAGCTAGGCCTCATGAAGTTGATGGACGTGAAGTAGAACCTAAGAGAGCTGTTCCAAGAGAG GATTCTGGTAAGCCTGAAGCTCAAATAACTGTTAAGAAATTATTTGTTGGAGCTTTAAAAGATGatgtaaaagaaaatgatttaaaagattACTTCAGTGCTTATGGAAATGTTGTAAATGTCAGCATTGTGACTGATAAAGCCACAGGAAAAGTAAGAGGATTTGCTTTTGTTGAGTTTGATGACTACGATCCTGTTGATAAAGTTGTGC tgaggAAACATACTATCAATGGCAAAAAAGCTGAAGTTAAGAAAGCATTATCTCGACAAGAAATGGATAATATTAAAAGGAGCAAGGAGATGAAGTCTTTTGGACGAGGTGGAAGTGGAG gAAGTTATGGTGGTGGCGGCTATGGTGGAGATGGCTATGGATATGGTGGCCCAAGTGCCTGGGGTGATGGAGGTGGATATGGTAACGGCTATGGTGATTCTGGCTATGGATCAG gtggaGGTGGTGGTTGGGGAGGAGATTATGGATCAAGCTATGGAGGTGGCCCTGTAAGAGGTGGAGGGTATTCTCAGAGAAGTCAAG gtGGGGGTTATTCTAGTGGGAGAAGTAGTGGTGGATATGGTGGTTACGGACGATAA
- the LOC129216072 gene encoding heterogeneous nuclear ribonucleoprotein A1-like isoform X1, with translation MSSDHESEPEQFRKLFIGGLNYKTTEESLKSHFEKWGEIVDCVVMRDPHTRRSRGFGFVTFKRAHMVDDAQAARPHEVDGREVEPKRAVPREDSGKPEAQITVKKLFVGALKDDVKENDLKDYFSAYGNVVNVSIVTDKATGKVRGFAFVEFDDYDPVDKVVLRKHTINGKKAEVKKALSRQEMDNIKRSKEMKSFGRGGSGGSYGGGGYGGDGYGYGGPSAWGDGGGYGNGYGDSGYGSGGGGGWGGDYGSSYGGGPVRGGGYSQRSQGPYGGGGYSSGRSSGGYGGYGR, from the exons ATGAGTTCTGAT CATGAAAGTGAACCTGAACAGTTCCGAAAGCTCTTTATTGGTGGTTTAAATTACAAAACAACTGAAGAATCTCTCAAATCCCATTTTGAAAAATGGGGAGAAATAGTAGATTGTGTAGTAATGCGAGATCCCCACACACGAAGATCTCGTGGCTTTGGCTTTGTAACCTTCAAGAGAGCCCATATGGTTGATGATGCTCAGGCAGCTAGGCCTCATGAAGTTGATGGACGTGAAGTAGAACCTAAGAGAGCTGTTCCAAGAGAG GATTCTGGTAAGCCTGAAGCTCAAATAACTGTTAAGAAATTATTTGTTGGAGCTTTAAAAGATGatgtaaaagaaaatgatttaaaagattACTTCAGTGCTTATGGAAATGTTGTAAATGTCAGCATTGTGACTGATAAAGCCACAGGAAAAGTAAGAGGATTTGCTTTTGTTGAGTTTGATGACTACGATCCTGTTGATAAAGTTGTGC tgaggAAACATACTATCAATGGCAAAAAAGCTGAAGTTAAGAAAGCATTATCTCGACAAGAAATGGATAATATTAAAAGGAGCAAGGAGATGAAGTCTTTTGGACGAGGTGGAAGTGGAG gAAGTTATGGTGGTGGCGGCTATGGTGGAGATGGCTATGGATATGGTGGCCCAAGTGCCTGGGGTGATGGAGGTGGATATGGTAACGGCTATGGTGATTCTGGCTATGGATCAG gtggaGGTGGTGGTTGGGGAGGAGATTATGGATCAAGCTATGGAGGTGGCCCTGTAAGAGGTGGAGGGTATTCTCAGAGAAGTCAAGGTCCGTATGGAG gtGGGGGTTATTCTAGTGGGAGAAGTAGTGGTGGATATGGTGGTTACGGACGATAA
- the LOC129216072 gene encoding heterogeneous nuclear ribonucleoprotein A1, A2/B1 homolog isoform X3, which translates to MSSDHESEPEQFRKLFIGGLNYKTTEESLKSHFEKWGEIVDCVVMRDPHTRRSRGFGFVTFKRAHMVDDAQAARPHEVDGREVEPKRAVPREDSGKPEAQITVKKLFVGALKDDVKENDLKDYFSAYGNVVNVSIVTDKATGKVRGFAFVEFDDYDPVDKVVLRKHTINGKKAEVKKALSRQEMDNIKRSKEMKSFGRGGSGGSYGGGGYGGDGYGYGGPSAWGDGGGYGNGYGDSGYGSGGGYSSGRSSGGYGGYGR; encoded by the exons ATGAGTTCTGAT CATGAAAGTGAACCTGAACAGTTCCGAAAGCTCTTTATTGGTGGTTTAAATTACAAAACAACTGAAGAATCTCTCAAATCCCATTTTGAAAAATGGGGAGAAATAGTAGATTGTGTAGTAATGCGAGATCCCCACACACGAAGATCTCGTGGCTTTGGCTTTGTAACCTTCAAGAGAGCCCATATGGTTGATGATGCTCAGGCAGCTAGGCCTCATGAAGTTGATGGACGTGAAGTAGAACCTAAGAGAGCTGTTCCAAGAGAG GATTCTGGTAAGCCTGAAGCTCAAATAACTGTTAAGAAATTATTTGTTGGAGCTTTAAAAGATGatgtaaaagaaaatgatttaaaagattACTTCAGTGCTTATGGAAATGTTGTAAATGTCAGCATTGTGACTGATAAAGCCACAGGAAAAGTAAGAGGATTTGCTTTTGTTGAGTTTGATGACTACGATCCTGTTGATAAAGTTGTGC tgaggAAACATACTATCAATGGCAAAAAAGCTGAAGTTAAGAAAGCATTATCTCGACAAGAAATGGATAATATTAAAAGGAGCAAGGAGATGAAGTCTTTTGGACGAGGTGGAAGTGGAG gAAGTTATGGTGGTGGCGGCTATGGTGGAGATGGCTATGGATATGGTGGCCCAAGTGCCTGGGGTGATGGAGGTGGATATGGTAACGGCTATGGTGATTCTGGCTATGGATCAG gtGGGGGTTATTCTAGTGGGAGAAGTAGTGGTGGATATGGTGGTTACGGACGATAA
- the LOC129216071 gene encoding coiled-coil domain-containing protein 22 homolog produces MEEVDEIVLHTLRQVGCDLDEINSLREFTTENAIEGVVRCLKLVNPSLELSHHVPPNMSARYRLGSELATICTEMGYKGEIGYQTFLYSNETDLRRIFLFLFEKLPKESEKALDEPLDKTALIIKETQSYFSRCLNMPWLPNYCKINSISNTFLLNNPSFSVKLYRPISLFLPSNYKSVKTKSATTQYFKNNLQSLPQQAKPGPELISSLFETNALDYVKESLQEWNQDDLNITLNRKEISAQKKTKIAKLIDDYLLQALQKKEIQEGMREMLSKNYNVPESHGSRFTHSLQLQFTSDKKENFIVEGDSPAMKNDTEEEKQKKRETEIKSLQEQLDSLLQKTESLILENKNFEASSQNIEDLIKKEQETLDNIKEQYRVKKCTLSLLPDADANIKKLQTLIDASSQRLVVLANQWEQHRVPLIDEYRELRELSSKRVSETQRKLEEIKVLREKIKNLGIEARQKEDMHKHLIAAYERLTKDVSRSAYTRRIMEIVGNIKKQKSEIDKVLLDTRNVQKEINRLSGKLERTFTVTDELIFKDAKKDEAIRRAYKYVASLHENSSALVQIIEETGSIVREIREIEDQIEQENQKKVAANLERITSDYKQMQQENASLIAQLK; encoded by the coding sequence ATggaagaagttgatgaaatagTTTTACATACTCTTCGCCAGGTCGGGTGTGATTTGGACGAAATTAATAGCTTACGAGAATTCACCACTGAAAATGCAATTGAAGGTGTTGTTCGTTGTTTGAAACTAGTCAATCCCTCTTTAGAACTTTCACACCATGTTCCTCCTAATATGTCGGCTAGATACAGGCTAGGGTCAGAATTAGCTACAATATGTACAGAAATGGGTTACAAAGGAGAAATTGGCTATCaaactttcttatattcaaatGAAACTGATTTAagaagaatatttctttttttatttgaaaagttgccTAAAGAAAGTGAGAAGGCATTAGATGAACCTTTGGATAAAACGGCTTTGATTATTAAAGAAACACAATCTTATTTTTCAAGATGTTTGAACATGCCATGGCTGCCTAACTATTGTAAAATCAATTCTATTAGTAatacttttttattaaataatcctTCGTTTTCAGTAAAACTTTATCGACCAATAAGTTTATTCCTTCCTTCAAATTATAAGTCTGTGAAAACCAAAAGTGCAACTACACagtatttcaaaaataacttaCAATCGTTACCTCAACAGGCAAAACCTGGACCTGAATTGATTTCCTCTTTATTCGAAACTAATGCACTTGATTATGTAAAAGAGAGTCTTCAAGAGTGGAATCAAGATGATTTAAATATTACACTTAATCGTAAAGAAATTTCAgctcaaaagaaaacaaaaattgcaaaactaattGATGATTATTTACTGCAAGCTTtgcagaagaaagaaattcaggAGGGAATGCGTGAAATGTTAAGCAAAAACTACAATGTTCCAGAATCGCATGGTTCAAGATTTACTCATTCCTTACAGCTTCAATTTACATCTGataaaaaagagaattttatAGTGGAAGGAGATTCTCCTGCTATGAAAAATGATACAGAAgaagaaaagcagaaaaaaagagagaCTGAAATAAAAAGTCTTCAAGAACAACTTGATTCTTTATTGCAAAAAACTGAAAGCCTcatacttgaaaataaaaatttcgaagCATCATCTCAAAATATTGAGGAcctcataaagaaagaacaagaaACACTTGACAACATTAAAGAACAATATCGAGTCAAAAAATGTACGTTGTCACTATTACCAGATGCTGAtgcaaatatcaaaaaattacaaacattgaTTGATGCAAGCTCTCAAAGATTGGTGGTGTTAGCTAATCAGTGGGAACAACACAGAGTGCCGCTTATAGATGAATACAGAGAATTACGAGAGTTATCTTCCAAAAGAGTCAGCGAGACACAACGAAAGTTAGAAGAAATAAAAGTACtgagagaaaaaatcaaaaatcttggcATTGAAGCACGTCAAAAAGAGGATATGCACAAACATTTGATAGCTGCGTATGAACGTTTGACTAAAGATGTTAGCCGCTCTGCTTATACAAGAAGAATTATGGAAATTGTAGGTAATATAAAGAAACAAAAGTCGGAAATTGATAAAGTTTTACTCGACACTAGAAATGTACAGAAAGAAATAAACAGGTTGTCTGGAAAACTAGAAAGAACTTTCACTGTTACTGATGAACTTATATTCAAAGATGCAAAAAAAGACGAAGCAATTCGAAGAGCTTATAAATATGTAGCATCTTTGCATGAGAACAGTAGTGCCTTGGTACAGATAATTGAAGAAACTGGCTCCATTGTACGTGAAATTCGAGAAATAGAAGATCAGATTGAACAAGAAAATCAAAAGAAAGTTGCTGCCAACCTTGAGAGAATTACGTCAGACTATAAACAGATGCAACAAGAAAATGCTTCTTTGATTGCTCAACTTAAATAG